A single Lolium perenne isolate Kyuss_39 chromosome 6, Kyuss_2.0, whole genome shotgun sequence DNA region contains:
- the LOC127310093 gene encoding uncharacterized protein: protein MGYYLTDGIYPNYATLVKSIKEETDKALTRKEACFTKNQEACRKDIERAFRVLQAKFAIVRGSARFWDKETLVDVMTCCVILHNMIIEDERGLNLLCFYDNVGTRVQPERNPDRIEAFLAAHRGIENAETHHQLTQDLIDHHWQLHGQ, encoded by the coding sequence ATGGGGTACTATCTCACAGATGGTATTTACCCTAACTATGCAACCCTTGTCAAGTCCATAAAAGAGGAAACGGATAAGGCTTTGACAAGAAAGGAAGCTTGCTTCACCAAAAATCAAGAGGCATGCCGCAAGGATATTGAGAGAGCTTTTCGTGTCTTGCAAGCAAAGTTTGCAATTGTCCGGGGTTCTGCTAGGTTTTGGGACAAGGAAACTCTTGTTGATgtcatgacatgttgtgtgattcttcacaacatgatcattgaagatGAAAGAGGTTTGAACTTGCTAtgtttctatgacaatgttggcacccgAGTGCAGCCCGAGAGGAACCCTGATCGGATTGAAGCTTTTCTTGCAGCTCATCGAGGCATTGAAAATGCTGAGACTCATCACCAGCTCACCCAAGATCTGATTGATCACCATTGGCAGTTGCATGGCCAATGA
- the LOC127310092 gene encoding uncharacterized protein, translating to MGRRLPTFAPARAAAGRKRKGATLATLAACKRPAPAQAIGGWASLPTDIVGLITCRILDGDVVDYISFRAVCSDWRACTPRPCDPTLRDPRLRPRDWVALCDGDAVRPDDAGQIVFFHTRTARRLRVPLPELRGSRIVGITDGLLILVHKRNTKVSVLHPFTRVAVDLPSLAPAYHKSVRHHRLLDMNAAVCSSASSIAVVVWFLSANVVLAADPNSDWEVLHRELYVGTTLPFQGRLYATSLCSNHILQLYPPPRQEAVAAVVGHVPYFADRRDRALFLGGDRCLSVSARDLPSLSSNSIYFSLPRDPIVVHSLGTGLSEPLAKSCQIHDMNDRIRPSVRPFTIVDHLITYANPSEWSKGLMFHEYQRIPASFKELLTNIQAQDRQMRIPRVVLYSR from the exons ATGGGGAGGAGACTGCCGACTTTTGCTCCGGCCAGGGCGGCGGCGGGAAGGAAGCGAAAAGGTGCCACCTTGGCAACGCTCGCCGCGTGCAAGCGCCCTGCGCCGGCGCAAGCAATCGGCGGCTGGGCGTCCCTGCCCACGGACATAGTTGGCCTCATCACTTGCCGTATCCTCGACGGCGACGTGGTAGATTACATCTCCTTCCGCGCTGTCTGCTCCGACTGGCGCGCCTGCACGCCCAGGCCGTGCGACCCTACTCTGCGTGATCCCCGCCTCCGCCCCCGCGACTGGGTCGCGCTCTGCGACGGCGACGCCGTCCGCCCAGACGATGCCGGACAGATCGTCTTCTTCCATACGCGCACGGCCAGGCGCCTCCGCGTCCCCCTCCCGGAGCTCCGGGGCAGCAGGATCGTTGGCATCACCGACGGCCTCCTCATACTCGTGCACAAGCGCAACACCAAGGTCAGCGTGCTGCATCCGTTCACGCGCGTCGCGGTCGATCTCCCCTCCCTCGCCCCCGCGTACCACAAGTCGGTCAGGCACCACAGGCTGCTCGACATGAACGCAGCAGTATGCAGCAGCGCATCCTCCATCGCCGTGGTGGTCTGGTTCCTCTCCGCAAACGTGGTGCTCGCCGCCGACCCAAATTCAGACTGGGAGGTCCTCCACCGAGAGCTCTACGTTGGGACCACCTTGCCCTTCCAGGGAAGGCTCTACGCCACCAGCCTGTGCTCGAACCACATCCTGCAGCTATACCCTCCTCCTAGACAAGAAGCCGTCGCCGCGGTGGTTGGCCATGTTCCATATTTTGCTGACCGCAGGGACCGCGCGCTGTTTCTCGGTGGCGACCGCTGCCTGTCTGTTTCAGCCAGGGACCTCCCTTCCTTGAGCAGCAATTCCATCTACTTCAGCCTACCTCGGGACCCCATCGTGGTGCATTCCCTGGGGACTGGTTTGTCCGAGCCGTTAGCGAAGTCCTGCCAAATACATGACATGAACGATAGGATCCGACCGTCTGTGCGCCCCTTCACCATTGTTGATCATCTTATCACCTACGCCAATCCTAGTGAGTG GTCTAAAGGACTCATGTTCCACGAGTACCAACGCATACCTGCATCTTTCAAGGAGCTGCTTACGAACATCCAGGCGCAAGACAGACAAATGAGGATTCCACGAGTGGTTCTGTATTCGCGCTAA